The following DNA comes from Rhodopseudomonas boonkerdii.
CGCGATCCGCACCATCGCCCGCGTCGTCACCGATGGCGGCATGCCGAATTTCGACCAACCCGCCAGCCGCGCCGCCTTCGCCGCCGGCAAGACCGGCATCCACATCACCTCGACGTCCGACCTGAACAAGATCACCCAGATGATCGGCGACAAGTTTGTGCTGAAGACGCACACTTTCCCCGACGTGATCGCGCCGAATGGCCGCCTGCCTGCCGGCGGCAATGTGGTGATGATCACCGCGAAGGACAAAGCCAAGCGCGACGCGTCCTGGGAAGTCGTCAAGTTCTGGACCGGTCCGAAGGGCGCGGCGATCATGGCCGAGACCACCGGTTACATGCCGCCGAACAAGGTCGCCAACGACACCTATCTCAAGGATTTCTACGTCAAGAACCCGAACAACTACACCGCCGTGAAGCAGCTGCCGCTGCTCACCAAGTGGTACGCCTTCCCCGGCGACAACGGCCTGAAGATCACCGACGTGCTGAAAGATCACCTCAACAGCATCATTTCCGGCGCCCGCACCAAGGAGCCTGAAGCCGTGCTCGCCGACATGACGTCGGACGTGCAGAAGCTGCTGCCGAAGTCGATCGGCGCTGCGAAGTAAGCCTCGTCACGATCCCGGCTGCGGAGCGATACGCGCTCCGCAGCCGCCTTTTCCTCCACGGGCGCCGTCATGAAACTGATCCATCTGAGCGACATCCACCTCACCACGCCGGGCAACACCATCGGCGGCCGCGATCCCCGTGCCAATTTCGAGCGCGCGCTGTCGCACGTCCTTCGCGATCACGCCGATGCCGAACTGATGGTGATCACCGGCGATCTCTCGGACTGGGCCGACCGCGCCGACTATGAATGGTTGAAAGCACGCCTGCAGACCTATCCGATCCCGGTGCGCCTGTGCATCGGCAATCACGACGACCGCGCGGCATTTCTGAGCGTTTTCCCCGAATGCAACGAGGACGGTTTTGCGCAAGGCATGAAGGACATCGCAGCTGGCCGCTGCCTGTTCCTCGACACCTGGGGACCGGAAAGCCACGCCGGTTTCTATTGCGAGGCGCGGCAGGAATGGCTGGAGCAGAAGTTGTCGGAGAGCGACGGCCCGTTCTTCCTGTTCATGCACCACAATCCGATCCCGACCTATCTGCCGCCAATGGACAAGATCGGCCTGACCGATGATGACGCCTTCCGCCGCATCGTCGCGCGTCACCGCTACAAGATCCGTCACATCTTCTTCGGCCACCGCCACATCCCCATGGCCGGTTCGACCGCTGGCGTGCCGACCACCTCGCTGCGCGGCACCAACCATGCGAGCTATGTGAACTTTGCCGAGACCCAAATACTGCTCGGCTCGGACCTGCCGGAATCCTACGGCGTGGCCTTCATCGGCCCCGACTATGTCACCGTCCACATGGTCGAGTTCGGCTATCAGGGTACGGTCCGCTCCGGTGGCTCGCCGGACTACAAGGCCTGGGACCGGGAGACGATGCAGCGATGAAATTCGTCATTCTCACCGACACGCATTTCGTCCCCGCCGGCCGCAAACTGTATGGGCTCGATCCGGCCGCGCGCCTTGCGATCGCCGTGGACACCATCAATGCAACGCACCGAGACATCGCTTTCGTCATCGTCACCGGCGATCTCGCCCATTGGGGTGAGCAAGGCGCTTATGAAAGCCTCGCGGCGCAGCTCGGCCGTCTCGATGCGCCTGTCATCCTGATGCTGGGCAACCACGACAAGCGCGATGCTTTTCGCGCTGTCTTCCCGCAAGCAGATCGCGACGACCACGGCTTCGTGCAGAAGATGCGCGTCACCGATGCTGCCACGATCGTCACAATGGACACGCTGAACGAGGACACACCGGATCATGCCGGTATCCTCTGCGGCGCGCGGCTGAAGTTCCTGGAAAACGCCCTCACCTCGGCGCCGACCGACCGGCCGCTGCTGCTATTCCAGCATCATCCGCCCTTCGACAGCGGCCTACGCTACATGGATACGATCAAGCTCGCCAATGGCGAGGACGAATGGAAGGTCATCGCGCGCACGCGCAAGCCGGATTATCTGTTCATGGGGCATCTGCATCGCCCCATTGCTGGCACCTGGCGCGGCATCCCGTTTCATATCCAGCGCGCGCTGACTCATCAGGTGGCGTTTGACTTCGAGGCGCAAGGCCACATCCCCGGCACCCATGAGGCGCCGGACTATAGCTTCGTTTCGGTGGCTGACGGCAATGTTGTCATCCACCATTGTTCTTTCCTTTACGACGGGCCAAACTTCTCGCTGCATGATGCAGAGGCGCAGGCGGCGCAATCATTGGAAGAACTCAGCCGTAGAACAGATTAGCGAAGCGTAATCCGCCAACCAAATACAAACGCTGAAACGCTGCGGTGGATTAAGGCCGTGTCAGCCCTTAACTTCCACGGTCTTGAACTGCGCCGGCAGGATCACTTCGAGCAATTCGCAATTGTCGGAATAGTCGCGGATCAGGTGCTTGATACGCGGCGGCTGGGTCCAGCACGACCCCTGTCGCATGGTCTGCTCGCCGACGCCGTCCATATACGTCTTCACCCAGCCATTCAGCACATAGACGAGCTGAAATTCGGCATCGTGATAATGCAGTTTTGATACTTCTTTCGGATCGCACGGTCCGATCAGCCGAATCACATGGGCCTGCGCGAGCCCGTCGGTCGCCGCGGCAACGCCAAGATCGCGATACTTCGCATAAGCGCGCAGGCCCGACTCGAAATCTTCCTCACGATAGTGGCTGACCGCAGCGCGCTGCTTGCGCCGCTTGGCGGGTACCGGCTCGGCCGTCGTCTTTTTCCCCGTTACCTTGGTAGCCCTTGCGGCACCGACCTTCCGGATCGTTTTCTTGACCAGTGTCCGGTTCGCGACTTTCCTCGCGGTGCCATTTGACGCTCGCTTTTGCTTCGCCATGACGTGCTTCCCAGGCGCCAACCGAACAGCGGTTAGCGCGCGCCGCGCAAACTATCTGTAGTTCACCGGAGCGGCAATTTATCAGGACTGTTGAGTCATCAACTAGTGCAACCGGAAGACGCCGTCGACTGCGCGAATTTCAGCAGGCTTGATCAACTTTGAATGTGCGACGGTAACCGAGAATAGCGGTCCGTCGAGCGAGCGCTGCCAGAAATCGAGAAAATCGTTCAGCGCCGGAAATTTCGGGAAAACATCGTAGCTCTGCCAGAGATAACTCTGCAGCAGCGCCGGATGATCGGGCATCCGATACAGGATCTGCGCCGTCGTCAGTCCGTAACCCAGCACCTGCTTCCGGAAGTCCTCGGAAGCCTTACTCCCCGCAACCAGATCGATCGCTGCCATGATGGTCTCCATGGACAGAGCGCAGTCGGCCAAGTGGTTTTCCGGTCGTGCTGTCGAACCTCGCTCTGCTCTCTCCAAAAGAACCGCACCATCCCGCCCACTATCGGGCCGCGAACCGGATCCCACTTCACTTGAGACGGCGCGATGCATGAATCGTGACGCAAGCACTGTGCCGATCCCATGCCTAAAAGTTTAACGATCTGTAAAAATCCAATTTCGGCAGTGGGTTAGCCACAGCGGTTCACAGGTTGCAGCCGTGCCTTTGATACCGTTTAACCAAATTGGCACCCGTCACATTTGAGTGCCAAAAAATTTGATAGACACCCTTGCCCGTCGGGAACGATCGGCCTATCTCCGCACAAGTCGCGCTGGCACTTGAGGCCCGCGATTGCCAATCTCTGGAATTGGTAAGTAATCGCAGAAACTTAGGAGGACTGCATGAAATTCCGTCCGCTTCACGACCGCGTCGTGGTCAAGCGCATCGACGCCGAAGAGAAGTCTGCTGGCGGCATCATCATCCCGGACAGCGCCAAGGAGAAGCCCTCTCAGGGCGAGATCGTCTCCGTCGGTCCCGGCGGCCGCGATGAGGCCGGCAAGCTGGTCCCGCTCGACGTCAAGGTCGGCGAGCGCGTGCTGTTCGGCAAGTGGTCTGGCACGGAAGTGAAGATCGATGGTCAGGATCTCCTGATCATGAAGGAAAGCGACATCATGGGCGTCCTCGAAGGCGCCGCCGCCAAGAAGAAGGCCTGAGCCCTCTTCCCCCTCTCCTGATCATCTGAAGGAAAACCCAACATGGCATCGAAAGAAGTCAAATTCGGCGTAGACGCCCGCGACAAGATGCTGCGCGGCGTGGATATCCTCGCCAACGCAGTGAAGGTTACCCTCGGTCCGAAGGGCCGCAACGTCGTCATCGAGAAGTCGTTCGGCGCGCCGCGCATCACCAAGGACGGCGTCACCGTCGCCAAGGAAATCGAGCTCGACGACAAGTTCGAGAACATGGGCGCCCAGATGGTGCGCGAAGTGGCTTCGAAGTCGGCCGACGCGGCCGGCGACGGCACCACCACCGCCACCGTGCTGGCCCAGGCCATCGTGAAGGAAGGCGCCAAGTCGGTCGCCGCCGGCATGAACCCGATGGACCTGAAGCGCGGCATCGACCTGGCTGTGGAAGCCGTGGTCGCCGATCTGCAGAAGAACTCCAAGAAGGTCACTTCGAACGACGAAATCGCCCAGGTCGGTACGATCTCGGCCAATGGCGACAACGAAATCGGCAAGTTCCTCGCCGACGCCATGAAGAAGGTCGGTAACGAAGGCGTCATCACGGTTGAAGAAGCCAAGTCGCTCGAGACCGAACTCGACGTCGTCGAGGGCATGCAGTTCGATCGCGGCTATATCTCTCCCTACTTCGTCACCAATGCCGACAAGATGCGCGTCGAATTCGACGATGCCTACATCCTGATCAACGAGAAGAAGCTCTCCTCGCTGAACGAGATGCTGCCGCTGCTCGAAGCCGTCGTGCAGACCGGCAAGCCGCTCGTCATCGTCGCTGAAGACGTCGAAGGCGAAGCTCTCGCCACCCTCGTGGTCAACCGTCTGCGTGGCGGCCTCAAGGTTGCTGCCGTCAAGGCTCCGGGCTTCGGCGATCGCCGCAAGGCCATGCTGCAGGACATCGCGATCCTGACCGGCGGCCAGGCGATCTCGGAAGATCTCGGCATCAAGCTCGAAAACGTGACCCTGAACATGCTGGGCCGCGCCAAGAAGGTGATGATCGACAAGGAAAACTCCACCATCGTCAACGGCGCCGGCAAGAAGGCCGACATCGATGCCCGCGTGGCGCAGATCAAGGCGCAGATCGAAGAGACCACTTCGGACTACGACCGTGAGAAGCTGCAGGAGCGTCTCGCCAAGCTGGCTGGCGGCGTTGCCGTCATCCGCGTCGGCGGCGCGACCGAAGTCGAAGTGAAGGAGCGCAAGGACCGCGTTGATGACGCGATGCATGCGACCCGCGCTGCGGTTGAAGAAGGCATCGTCCCCGGCGGCGGCGTCGCTCTGCTCCGCGCTTCCGAACAGCTGAAGAACATCAAGACCAAGAACGACGACCAGAAGACCGGCGTCGAGATCGTCCGCAAGGCCCTGTCGGCTCCGGCCCGCCAGATCGCCGTCAACGCAGGCGAAGATGGTTCTGTGATCGTCGGCAAGGTGCTCGAAAACGCAGCTTACGCCCACGGCTTCGACTCGCAGACCGGCACTTATGGCGACATGCTCAAGAAGGGCATTATCGACCCGACCAAGGTGGTCCGTACCGCGATCCAGAACGCCGCGTCGGTGGCTTCGCTCCTCATCACCACCGAGGCGATGGTTGCCGAACTGCCGAAGAAGAACGCAGCCGGCCCCGCAATGCCTCCGGGCGGCGGCATGGGCGGCATGGACTTCTAAGTCCACGGTACTCAAGCGAACTACGAATGCGAAAACCCCGGCAGCGATGCCGGGGTTTTTGTTTTAATGAGATCAAGGCGGGCGGCGCCTATCCTGAGGGCAAGTTATATCCTTTGGCTTTTCCGCGGCAATTTCTCCAAAACGGCTTCCAACAATTCCTGAAGGTTCGTGATTTGGTTTATCAGTTCGATGGCCTCGCCAGGAGTTAGCTTTCCACTTTCCTCTCCGTGAGCTGCTGTATTTCTAGCTTGGCGCAATCTTTGGAAGAGCGTGATCGCGCTTTGCGAGATCTGATTGTCATCCGCCAATGCCTTGAGCACTTCATTCAGATTTCGATGAGGTTTATCGTCGGGAAGTCTTTGTCTAATTCGAAGAATTACAGCTTCGAGTGATTTAAAGGATTGAAGCACTGCGGCCTCGGGAAAGTTTTTAGCTAGATTGATTAGGCCAGGATCAAGCGCAACCTCGGGAACATCCTCACGCTGATCGAGCTTCACGGCCTCACCTGCCTGCCGAACTTGTTCTACTTGATCAGATATTTCTACACTGACGCTTCCAGCTCCAACCTTCTTGATAAGAAGCAAAAGCCTCTTTAGCTCTGATTTAAAGTTCAAGACAATTGCTGTAGCCGCTATCGGCCAAGCAACGCTTGCAACAATCGATGATATAAATTGCAACCAGTCCAAATCGTATCCCCCACTACTCAATCTCGTTAAACGAGCATTTTTTATTTGCAATGTCCACAGATTGCATTTCGATTGCGGTGTAGATTGGCGATTACTAATTTCCGAAGGCCCGCTTGAAGAAATTTGCTTTTGGATTTGCCGTAGCCGCTGTCATTGGCATGGCTTCGCTCACTGGCCCGCCCTCGGCTTCCCCCACCGCGAAAACCACCACGACGGCCGCGCCCATCACCGATTTTTCGTCGCAGCGTTAGTTCTCCCGCCGCACCGTGATCCGCCGCGGAGCGGTCTGTACGATGCGCACTGTCGTGCGCTGCGGCCCTATGGGCCGACGCGTCATCAGCAAGACTCGCGTCTGTCGTTGAGATCCAACCGACGTCCGCGGCCTGAGAAATTCGGATTGCTCGTCGCATGCAGAAGCCCGGCCATCATGGCGGGCTTCTTCTGGCCTATTTCAGGCAACCGCCACCGGGGAAGCGTCGTCACTCATCGAATGCGCCAGAATCGCCATCAACAGCCCAGGAAACCGCTCCTCGATATCGGCTGCCCGCACCGTGTTCTGATGCTCGACGCCCTTTTTGCTGGTCTGGATCAGGCCGGCCTCGCGCAGCACGCGGAAATGGTTGGACAGGGTCGATTTGGCGATGGTCGGACATGGCGATGCCGCCGTGCAGGACAGGCAGCCGCTTTCCTGCAGCAGGCCGCGGACGATCTGCAGCCGGATGGGATCAGCCAGCGCCGAAAGCACGCCGGACAGCGTGATGTCCCTGGTCGCGGGGTGAACAAACTGAACCATAAAAAAGATATAAGTCCCCCCTTGCGATGGTTCAATAGTTCCATATTTCCGAACTACTGAAACATCCTATGGAATCGCAACCATGACCAAGACATTCGAAGGCAAAGTGGCGCTGGTAACCGGCGCCTCGAAGGGCATCGGCGCCGAGATCGCCATTCAGCTTGCCGCTGCCGGAGCCGCAGTAGGCGTCAACTATGCGTCGAGCAAAGCGGGCGCCGACAAAGTCGTCGGCACCATCACCGCCAACGGCGGCAAGGCGATCGCAGTCCACGGGGATCTCGCGTCTCCCGGCGCGGCCACAGCGGTGGTGGCCGAAACGGTCAAGGCATTTGGGCCGATCGACATCCTCGTGAACAATGCCGGCGTCTACGAATTCGCTCCGCTCGATGGCATCACGGCGGAGCACTTTCACCGCCAATTCGATCTCAACGTTCTTGGGCTTCTACTGACGTCGCAGGAGGCTGCTCGGCATTTCAATCCGAATGGCGGCAGCATCATCAATATCTCGTCCGGGGTCTCGACCATCGCGCCACCGAACTGCGCCGTCTACACCGCCACTAAAGCCTCGGTGGACGCCATCACATCCGTTCTGTCGAAAGAGCTCGCGCCAAGGAAGATCCGCGTCAACGCCGTCAATCCCGGCATGATCGTCACCGAAGGCGTGGTGTCGGCGGGCTTCCACGAGGGCGACATGCGGAACTGGGTCGAGAGCGTGACACCGCTGGGCCGCGTCGGCAAGGTCGAGGAGATCGCCTCCGTGGTCGCCTTCCTCGCATCCGACGGAGCCTCCTATGTCACCGGCGAAACCCTCCATGTCACAGGCGGAGCACGATAGACAGAGCACGACGCCACGATACGTAGCGCGCATCGATACGCGATCAACGACAAAGCCCCGGAGCGGTACCGGGGCTTTGTTTGCAAACTCGAGCCGTCGCTTTACTTCGCGCCATAGGGCGCGGGGGTTGCACGGTTCGGCACAGCGCCAACCGTCGCGCCGCGCCGCTTGTTTTCAAGCTGCTGGGCCATTTCGAGATGATGGCGGAGAGCCGGAAGCGTCTTGCCGGCCCAGTCCTTCAGCTTGGCATTGTCCCCGCCTTTCGAATATCGCTCAAATAGCGACACGGCATCTTCGTGAGCTGCCACTTGCATCGGATCATAGGTCGCGGCGAACTCGTCCGGCTTGGCGTTGTTCAGCTTGTCGAGCTTCGATTGCGACGATGAATTGAGCGCTGTGGGCAATTCAGCCTTCACTGCGCCGCTATCGATCAACTGCTTGATCTCGGCAGACGTCTTCGTGTGGTCCGTAATCATCTGCGTGGCAAAATTTTTCTCGTCAGCATTGCCCTTTTGCCGAGCGATCTTGGCGGCTGCGATTTCCAGCATGTCGCTGTTCGCGGCTTCGGTAACGAAGTCCTGCGTCTTCGGTGCAATGCCGAGCGTGGAATTCACGCCGGTTTTTTCACCGACGGATTGTGCGATCACGGGTCCGGAAAGGATCGTGGTCGCAGCGAGAATGATGACGAGTTTCTTCATGGCCGTTGTCCTTGGCGTGTGTCCCGCGAAGCGCTTCGCGATATGGGCTTTGCTCGGACACAACTTGAAGACTCCTGCGACGTTCCATCGCACCGCGCCGCCTCTCATCAAGCGGCCCACTGCCGGCCGCCCCCTTGCCGCCGCATTTTCTTCAGTTTCGGTTCACCCTCGGCACGTAATTCTCTCATGTTGGTCGATGACACACATTGGCCTCGAGCTAGGAGAACGCCCGTGAACAAATTTGCTTTTGCCATTGCCGCTGCTGCCACGATTGGTCTGGCTGCGCTGGCCTCGCCCGCTTCGGCGACGACGATCGCCATCGACAAGGCCAATGTAGCTGCGCCGATCACGGACTTCTCTTCGCAGCATCGTCACTATCACGGCCGCCCTCATCACGCTGGCCGCCCGACCGTCATTCGTCGCGGTCCGGTCTGTACCGTGCGCACCGTGGTGAAGCGTGGCCATCACGGCCGCCGCATCGTCGAGAAGGTTCGCATCTGCCGCTAAGCGCCGGATAGCGACAGACACCAAGGGCGGCGCAATCATGCGTCGCCTTTTTCAATCAGTCGCTCACTCGTCGTTCTGCTCCGGCCCAGGCGTCATGTGCGGCATCGAGTGACTTTGCAGGCGCTCCGGCTCCGATGGCTGCATGCGGTCACGTGTCAGTGCCTGGCCGCGGGTGACCTGGTTCGGAGCTATGGCTTCGGGCGGAAAGAACACATTGTAGCAGGCCCGGCTCAGCTGCGGCCCAGCGTCCCGCAGACAATTTTCGACACGCTTTTCGTCAGGCATCGCCATCGCGCAGAGGCGGAACGCATCTGGCGTACAGGCTTCGCGCTGCGCCTCGGTGCCGGCGGCGAAAACAACTGACGGTATCCAAATCATCGAGGCCAGTGACGCAATCGTGCCGACTGTGTGCGGAAAGATCCGGCGAGGTATGGGCGAGAGAGCCATCTTGCGATCCCATGTTGCGACAACATGACAGATCAAGCAGCGGACCGCCCTGCGGTTCCGCACAGCAACAAAACGGGTTGAGGAAAGTTCAGGCAACCATCATCTGCATCGCAGACGATCGGATGCAATGCACTCAGTCGAGCTTGGCGACGACGACAATGCGCTTCACTTCACCGCGGCGATAGGCCTGGATGAACTTGTCGTATTCCTTGAACGAAATGCAGCCGTTGGAGTCGCCGTTCGGACCGAGCAGATAGCTGTGGGTCAAAAGACCGTTGCGGCCGTAAATCGCGCTCTCGCCGCCAAGCGGCGTCATGCGCAGGGCGGGAACGCCGTGAAACAGGGCTTCGCGCGGCTTGAGATCGTAGATGTGCGGAGGGGTGACGCCGCGCATGCGCTCATGGGCATAGGCTGGATTGTCCATGCGCGAGCCCAGGCCGGAATGCGCCTCGAGCTTGGTGCCATCCGGCATGTAAACGCGCTTGGCAGTGATATCATAGACCGCGGTCAGACGGTCCATCTCGCCCGGTTGATCGGCTGCCGGCTCGGCATCCTGGCCGTTCGGCAGTACGCCCCCATCATGACCGGCATAAGCAAGCATGGGGCCGCTCTTCGGCTTATCGCCGCCGAACAGCTTTTCGAAAATGTTGAGATTGGCGTTCTTCGGCTGTGAGGCCAGCGCCATGCGGGCGCGCTGCACCAGCGCATCATGGCTGTAGGGCCCGCCCTTCGGCGTCGGGGCCTGCGCCACACGCGAGGACTGGCCCTGCTCGTTCTGTGCCGTTGCCGGCGCATCCTGCGGACGCACGGCCGGCATCGGGATGCTGGCAATCAGCTGCTTCACCGTCGGCGACGGCTGCATCAGGGCGACTTCCTGCGGCTTCACCGCAGGCGCCGGCACGGTCGGCTCGTCGGCCACGCGGCGGGCGAAGCGATCAGGCGCAGCGCCCATCGAATTCGGCGCGAACCAGGCGACCTCACGATCCTGCTTGGGCGCAGCCATCGGCGCGGAGCCGGCGAGCGGAGCGCGGCGTGCGGGCTCGAAGCGGTCGGAGAAATTAGCGTTGGGCTCGGCGCGAGCGATACGCTGGTTGAAGCGTTCGGCGAAGGTCGAGGAGGACACGCCGGCATCAGGCGTCAGGCTTGCGGTGACCATCGACGGCTCGATGTCGCTGCCGTGGAAGAGTTTACCGGCGAGCGTCCATCCGCCGGTGAGTGCGACGGCAGCCAATGCGGCGCCGGCCCAGAAGAACGTACGAGAATTCGAGTGCGACATCGTGTTCGACACTGCTCGGCCTTGGCGAGAGGGCGCTTGAGAATTCAACGCACGTCTACGGTTACTCATACGCCTGGCGTCCACACAAAATGACTGCGCGTCCTGCGAGCGATGCGCCGGCGGATTACAAAATCCACGGCAGCAATCCCGCAGGAATGCGGAGCGCCATTAAGGCGAGTTTTAGTTAAATGCGGATTAATCGGATCGTCCCCACCAAGTCCCCATTGCGCTCTAAGAGCCTGCCAATCATGGCCTTTTTGCGTGCCCGTTGGCAAGATTTCACCTCTTGATGACAGCTTTTTTTGCCGTCCCTTTTCGGGACGATAGGCGGCGGCCCGAGCGGTCCACCGACCGTTCTTGGGGGAAGATTAGGACCGCCAGCTTGCCGGGGACTGGTCTGCCGCGGCGCCCGCGCGGGCGCCATCGCGGCGCCCGCCGGCCGTCTTAAACTTCGGTAATCATTAATATTTCAGCTTCGGATACCAGTCGGTTCCACGGCCTTCCGGGGTGCAATCGAGGACGGTCCAGATCGGCATCAGATCGGGGGCGCCGCGCGGATCCTGACCGGGATCGGCGGTCGCGCCGCTCATTTCACCGGCCCAGAAATGCCGGATCCGACCATCCCGGCGGGTGAAAATATTGAAGGCGGCATCGTCCCCGCCGTCCTTGGTCAGCCCGAAATAGTCGCGACTGAAGTTGCCGGAGATGTCCGAGAACAACGGCAGGTGGTGCCAGCCGCGCTCGCGCTTGAAGGCCGTGAGTCGTTCGATGGGCGAACGCGCGATCACGGCCAGCGCGACCCGCTGGAGAATGTCGGGCACCTCGCCGTCCCAGGCAGACAGCAGTGACGTGCACATCGGACAGGGCCGCTCTCGCTGCGGACCGAACATGTAGGAGTAAGTGACAAGAGTCTGCTTGTCGCCGAACAAGCCTTCGAACGACACCGGCCCGCTCTCGCCGATGAACTGATAGTTCGCAGTCACCTCGCCGCCATCAGGCAAAGCGCGACGAAGCGCGGCGACCCGCTCGATATGACGGCGCAGCTCGATCTCCTCGATCAGCAATGCGTTGCGGGCGGAGCGGTAATCCGCGCTCTCGTTGGGGAAACGGTAGGTGTTCGATTTCACGAGTTCGGCAGCGGGGATCAGGGAACCGGTCATGACGTATCCTCCGTGAGTTTGATGAAGCGCGCGTGAGTACAAGACGCTCCGGAACCGGCGATGCCGACAGGGTCCCAGAAGATTCAAGAGATTGACGGCTCCGCGCACGCTCCTGCATGAATGACGCATGCGCCTGTTTCACTTCAGCGACCGCAACGACATCGAAGTCTTCATGCCGCTCCCGGTCGAAACGCCGGTGCAGCGGCCGCATGAGCAAGAATGGCTCAACGGACCGCTGGTCTGGGCGATCGATGACTGGCATCAAGCAATGTATCTGTTTCCGCGCGACTGCCCGCGCGTGCTCGTCTGGCCCGTGGAAACGACAACGCCAGAATATCTGGCGGCCTACAAGAAGATGACCTCCTGCCGGATGGTCGCGCATATCGAACTTGGATGGCTGGACCGCCTGTCTCACGCCACCATCTATCGCTACGAGTTCGCGGCCGATGGATTTAAATCGTTGGACGATGCGGGCATGTGGGTGTCGCCATCGCCAATGATGCCTGTGAATGTCGAGCGCATCGACAATATGGAAAAAGCCTTGAGCGACGCCGGCGTGGAGCTCCGCGTATTGCCGTCGCTGACGACTCTGGAGCCGCTGTGGGAAACATCGCTCCATGTCAGCGGCATCGGTCTCAGCCGTGCGAAGGACCGACCAATCACACTGCCGCGCCCTGTAAATTAGCGCTGCGCTTTCTTCTCCCTCCCCCAAGCGTGGCGCAGCCACGCGCCGTGGGGAGGGTGGCGCGAGCCTGACGAAGCGAAGCTTCGTTGGGGCGAGTGACGGGTGGGGTCTCTCACCAAGATAGGACGTCACATGGGCGCCCCA
Coding sequences within:
- a CDS encoding ArsR/SmtB family transcription factor, with amino-acid sequence MVQFVHPATRDITLSGVLSALADPIRLQIVRGLLQESGCLSCTAASPCPTIAKSTLSNHFRVLREAGLIQTSKKGVEHQNTVRAADIEERFPGLLMAILAHSMSDDASPVAVA
- a CDS encoding DUF4142 domain-containing protein, yielding MKKLVIILAATTILSGPVIAQSVGEKTGVNSTLGIAPKTQDFVTEAANSDMLEIAAAKIARQKGNADEKNFATQMITDHTKTSAEIKQLIDSGAVKAELPTALNSSSQSKLDKLNNAKPDEFAATYDPMQVAAHEDAVSLFERYSKGGDNAKLKDWAGKTLPALRHHLEMAQQLENKRRGATVGAVPNRATPAPYGAK
- a CDS encoding phosphodiesterase; translated protein: MKFVILTDTHFVPAGRKLYGLDPAARLAIAVDTINATHRDIAFVIVTGDLAHWGEQGAYESLAAQLGRLDAPVILMLGNHDKRDAFRAVFPQADRDDHGFVQKMRVTDAATIVTMDTLNEDTPDHAGILCGARLKFLENALTSAPTDRPLLLFQHHPPFDSGLRYMDTIKLANGEDEWKVIARTRKPDYLFMGHLHRPIAGTWRGIPFHIQRALTHQVAFDFEAQGHIPGTHEAPDYSFVSVADGNVVIHHCSFLYDGPNFSLHDAEAQAAQSLEELSRRTD
- a CDS encoding usg protein, which codes for MAAIDLVAGSKASEDFRKQVLGYGLTTAQILYRMPDHPALLQSYLWQSYDVFPKFPALNDFLDFWQRSLDGPLFSVTVAHSKLIKPAEIRAVDGVFRLH
- a CDS encoding phosphodiesterase; the protein is MKLIHLSDIHLTTPGNTIGGRDPRANFERALSHVLRDHADAELMVITGDLSDWADRADYEWLKARLQTYPIPVRLCIGNHDDRAAFLSVFPECNEDGFAQGMKDIAAGRCLFLDTWGPESHAGFYCEARQEWLEQKLSESDGPFFLFMHHNPIPTYLPPMDKIGLTDDDAFRRIVARHRYKIRHIFFGHRHIPMAGSTAGVPTTSLRGTNHASYVNFAETQILLGSDLPESYGVAFIGPDYVTVHMVEFGYQGTVRSGGSPDYKAWDRETMQR
- a CDS encoding DUF4145 domain-containing protein; the protein is MDWLQFISSIVASVAWPIAATAIVLNFKSELKRLLLLIKKVGAGSVSVEISDQVEQVRQAGEAVKLDQREDVPEVALDPGLINLAKNFPEAAVLQSFKSLEAVILRIRQRLPDDKPHRNLNEVLKALADDNQISQSAITLFQRLRQARNTAAHGEESGKLTPGEAIELINQITNLQELLEAVLEKLPRKSQRI
- a CDS encoding SDR family NAD(P)-dependent oxidoreductase yields the protein MTKTFEGKVALVTGASKGIGAEIAIQLAAAGAAVGVNYASSKAGADKVVGTITANGGKAIAVHGDLASPGAATAVVAETVKAFGPIDILVNNAGVYEFAPLDGITAEHFHRQFDLNVLGLLLTSQEAARHFNPNGGSIINISSGVSTIAPPNCAVYTATKASVDAITSVLSKELAPRKIRVNAVNPGMIVTEGVVSAGFHEGDMRNWVESVTPLGRVGKVEEIASVVAFLASDGASYVTGETLHVTGGAR
- the groL gene encoding chaperonin GroEL (60 kDa chaperone family; promotes refolding of misfolded polypeptides especially under stressful conditions; forms two stacked rings of heptamers to form a barrel-shaped 14mer; ends can be capped by GroES; misfolded proteins enter the barrel where they are refolded when GroES binds); the encoded protein is MASKEVKFGVDARDKMLRGVDILANAVKVTLGPKGRNVVIEKSFGAPRITKDGVTVAKEIELDDKFENMGAQMVREVASKSADAAGDGTTTATVLAQAIVKEGAKSVAAGMNPMDLKRGIDLAVEAVVADLQKNSKKVTSNDEIAQVGTISANGDNEIGKFLADAMKKVGNEGVITVEEAKSLETELDVVEGMQFDRGYISPYFVTNADKMRVEFDDAYILINEKKLSSLNEMLPLLEAVVQTGKPLVIVAEDVEGEALATLVVNRLRGGLKVAAVKAPGFGDRRKAMLQDIAILTGGQAISEDLGIKLENVTLNMLGRAKKVMIDKENSTIVNGAGKKADIDARVAQIKAQIEETTSDYDREKLQERLAKLAGGVAVIRVGGATEVEVKERKDRVDDAMHATRAAVEEGIVPGGGVALLRASEQLKNIKTKNDDQKTGVEIVRKALSAPARQIAVNAGEDGSVIVGKVLENAAYAHGFDSQTGTYGDMLKKGIIDPTKVVRTAIQNAASVASLLITTEAMVAELPKKNAAGPAMPPGGGMGGMDF
- a CDS encoding co-chaperone GroES, with the translated sequence MKFRPLHDRVVVKRIDAEEKSAGGIIIPDSAKEKPSQGEIVSVGPGGRDEAGKLVPLDVKVGERVLFGKWSGTEVKIDGQDLLIMKESDIMGVLEGAAAKKKA
- a CDS encoding cupin domain-containing protein, which codes for MAKQKRASNGTARKVANRTLVKKTIRKVGAARATKVTGKKTTAEPVPAKRRKQRAAVSHYREEDFESGLRAYAKYRDLGVAAATDGLAQAHVIRLIGPCDPKEVSKLHYHDAEFQLVYVLNGWVKTYMDGVGEQTMRQGSCWTQPPRIKHLIRDYSDNCELLEVILPAQFKTVEVKG